In one Butyrivibrio proteoclasticus B316 genomic region, the following are encoded:
- a CDS encoding right-handed parallel beta-helix repeat-containing protein: MVYYVDANAFRDGDGSKERPFKHINDAAKVAIAGDEVIVKPGIYREHVIPVNAGTKESPIVYRSEEKLGAVITGAEPVSDWKKVKGTTWMVRIKNSMFGDYNPYVERVYGDWYFSPIIRHTGSVFVNDNMMYEASSLDECQKGKGDPLAWDQVAAQYLWYTEQDETTDETILYANFQDLDPNKEKVEISVRRNVFMPTRNYVDYITVSGFNINKAATTWAPPAAYQDGMIGPHWSKGWIIEDCEIYGSRCCGISLGKYCDPENDMYFSVKQVKSPTQMERDAVCRGQYHGWLKEKVGHHIVRRCHIHHCEQTGIVGRMGAVFSTIEDCEIHDVCTSQQLGGAETAGIKLHAAIDVTIRRNHIHHCIMGVWLDWEAQGARVSQNLMHDNYRHNGLQAAQGAMFSTDVFIEVGHGPTLIDNNILLSPTSIIIPSEGIAVIHNLVLGGFGLINSGVDSIVNGQREPRYTPYHIRHRTEVAGFMTILHGDDRIYNNIFVQQHKVTDKKKTPADAEYEVVGTKPFDIFPSYDEWISQFDFSKNPDMGALAEAHFGHLPVWVEGNAYFGGATVCKHEKNKNHLEDKKTKVTVEIKEKNGDWYLKTNYGKALSDLVDGIITTDTLGKAFEPEQKFENPDGTPITFDRDYLGNHRNGQTIPGPLAVSSSKEVLVWNKLSL, encoded by the coding sequence ATGGTTTATTACGTTGATGCAAACGCTTTCAGAGATGGAGACGGAAGTAAAGAGCGCCCATTTAAGCATATTAATGACGCTGCCAAAGTTGCCATTGCAGGAGATGAAGTTATAGTTAAACCCGGAATCTACAGAGAACATGTTATTCCTGTAAATGCGGGAACTAAGGAATCACCAATCGTATATCGCTCAGAAGAAAAGCTTGGAGCCGTCATAACCGGAGCTGAGCCTGTTAGTGACTGGAAAAAGGTTAAGGGCACAACATGGATGGTTCGTATTAAAAACAGCATGTTTGGTGACTATAACCCTTATGTAGAGCGAGTATACGGAGACTGGTATTTTTCTCCAATCATCAGACATACAGGTTCTGTTTTCGTTAATGACAACATGATGTATGAGGCTTCTTCTCTTGATGAGTGCCAGAAAGGCAAAGGCGATCCTCTTGCCTGGGATCAGGTTGCTGCTCAGTATCTGTGGTATACAGAACAGGATGAGACAACTGATGAAACCATTCTCTACGCAAACTTCCAGGATCTTGATCCCAACAAGGAAAAGGTCGAGATCAGTGTAAGACGTAATGTATTCATGCCAACCAGAAATTATGTGGATTATATTACTGTCAGCGGCTTTAATATCAACAAAGCAGCTACAACCTGGGCTCCCCCTGCTGCCTACCAGGACGGAATGATAGGTCCTCACTGGAGCAAAGGCTGGATAATAGAAGATTGTGAAATTTACGGAAGCAGATGCTGTGGTATTTCCCTCGGCAAGTACTGCGATCCCGAAAATGATATGTATTTTTCTGTCAAACAGGTCAAGAGCCCGACTCAGATGGAGCGCGACGCTGTCTGCAGAGGTCAGTATCATGGCTGGTTAAAAGAAAAAGTTGGTCACCATATCGTAAGACGCTGCCACATTCATCACTGCGAACAGACAGGTATTGTTGGAAGAATGGGCGCTGTTTTTTCAACTATTGAAGACTGCGAAATCCACGACGTTTGTACCTCGCAGCAGCTTGGTGGTGCTGAAACTGCCGGAATCAAGCTTCACGCTGCAATTGATGTAACTATCAGAAGAAACCATATTCACCACTGTATCATGGGTGTATGGCTTGACTGGGAAGCTCAGGGTGCAAGAGTATCTCAGAACCTGATGCACGACAACTACAGGCATAATGGACTACAGGCCGCTCAGGGTGCAATGTTCTCAACTGACGTATTCATTGAAGTCGGCCACGGACCTACACTTATTGATAACAATATTCTGTTGTCACCTACATCTATAATTATTCCTAGTGAAGGAATTGCAGTTATCCACAATCTTGTACTTGGTGGATTCGGTCTCATTAACTCCGGCGTAGACAGTATTGTCAACGGACAGAGAGAGCCAAGATATACTCCTTATCATATCCGCCACAGGACTGAAGTTGCCGGCTTTATGACAATTCTTCACGGAGATGACAGGATTTATAACAACATATTTGTACAGCAGCATAAAGTTACAGACAAAAAGAAAACTCCTGCCGATGCAGAATACGAAGTTGTCGGAACCAAGCCTTTTGACATCTTTCCATCCTATGATGAGTGGATTTCTCAATTTGATTTTAGTAAGAATCCTGATATGGGTGCGCTTGCAGAAGCTCACTTTGGTCATCTCCCGGTTTGGGTTGAAGGAAATGCATACTTTGGCGGTGCTACGGTATGCAAACATGAGAAGAACAAGAATCATCTGGAAGATAAGAAGACTAAAGTTACAGTAGAAATAAAAGAGAAGAACGGAGACTGGTATCTTAAGACTAACTACGGAAAGGCGCTTTCTGATCTTGTAGACGGAATCATCACAACTGACACCCTCGGAAAGGCCTTTGAACCGGAGCAGAAGTTTGAAAATCCCGATGGAACACCTATTACTTTTGACAGAGACTATCTGGGCAATCACAGAAATGGTCAGACAATACCCGGACCTCTTGCTGTATCCTCATCCAAAGAAGTTCTTGTATGGAATAAGTTAAGCCTATAA
- a CDS encoding ABC transporter permease subunit, with amino-acid sequence MTKKKVYSFKLFLMVLPFIILVLLFCYYPLYGWMYAFYDYKPPKTLANSPFVGFKWFVSLVSSQTKINQIVQVLKNTFAMSGITLGTSWLPMIFAVFLNEIRGVKFRKFVQTVTTLPNFVSWVMVYSIAFALFNSTGMMNSLLLKAGWIEQPILFLQQSDHVWFTQWLWLTWKNLGWAAIMYIAAIASIDDELLQAARVDGANRMQIIWHITIPSLLPTYFVLLVINVANFLNNGMEQYYVFQNAFNKEFIQVLDLYVYNMAMGSGGYSVSVAISMLKSLVSVVLLVIVNGSSKLIRGESIL; translated from the coding sequence GTGACAAAGAAAAAGGTTTATTCATTCAAATTATTCTTAATGGTACTGCCATTCATTATTCTGGTTCTTTTGTTCTGCTATTACCCACTTTATGGATGGATGTACGCATTCTATGATTACAAGCCGCCAAAGACATTGGCAAACAGCCCATTTGTTGGCTTTAAGTGGTTTGTATCACTGGTCAGCAGCCAGACCAAGATCAATCAGATAGTTCAGGTTTTAAAGAATACTTTCGCCATGAGCGGTATTACACTTGGAACAAGCTGGCTTCCTATGATCTTTGCTGTATTTCTTAATGAGATCAGAGGAGTTAAGTTCCGCAAATTCGTGCAGACAGTAACAACCCTTCCCAATTTTGTCAGCTGGGTAATGGTTTATTCTATAGCATTTGCTCTCTTCAACAGCACAGGAATGATGAATTCCCTTCTTTTAAAAGCTGGTTGGATTGAGCAGCCAATTCTTTTCCTGCAGCAGTCAGACCACGTATGGTTTACACAGTGGCTGTGGCTTACCTGGAAAAACCTTGGATGGGCAGCCATCATGTATATCGCTGCTATAGCAAGTATTGATGACGAGCTTTTGCAGGCTGCAAGAGTAGATGGCGCCAATAGAATGCAGATCATATGGCACATTACTATACCAAGTCTTTTACCAACATATTTTGTACTGCTTGTTATCAACGTTGCTAACTTCCTCAACAACGGAATGGAGCAGTACTACGTATTCCAGAACGCATTTAACAAAGAGTTCATCCAGGTTCTTGACCTCTATGTTTACAACATGGCGATGGGCAGCGGTGGATACTCAGTTTCAGTTGCGATATCAATGCTTAAGAGTCTTGTAAGCGTTGTCCTTCTGGTTATTGTCAATGGTTCATCCAAACTGATCAGAGGAGAAAGCATACTATGA
- a CDS encoding MATE family efflux transporter encodes MGKKYVTDMTKGNEIALLIKFTIPMLLGNLFQQFYNLADTIIVGQFGGEFGLASIGAVGSVNFLFFSLCLGMGAGVGIMISQNFGAGKDEYVKKIVGNAVYITLVAGILMSIVSVVFARPILTIMDTPEECMADALLYMRIVCGATFLVAAYNMISSILRALGDSKTPLIFLVVACVINIGLDLITVVGLHWGVAGAAIATVFSQTIAMVGSIAVGVKKNPYLQLQKRHKEVSTDIIDKAIRLGIPLALQNALIAFSCVALQRVVNSFGSSVMAAYTATGRVEQLVQQPFGSLGTAVSTFAGQNAGAKKLDRVKSGCIKSVMLVAIFSALMLVIMFVFGETIIGFFTPNQEAIRIGARGLRITGCFYFFLGLIYVFRGMLNGVGDAAFALINGIIEVVGRIGFATILMAIPGVGLWGCWYTNGLTWAITGIGCVIRYMRGHWRKKVFA; translated from the coding sequence ATGGGTAAAAAATATGTAACTGACATGACAAAGGGCAACGAAATAGCTCTTTTGATCAAGTTTACAATTCCAATGCTGCTGGGAAATCTATTCCAGCAGTTTTATAATCTTGCGGATACGATAATAGTAGGACAGTTTGGAGGCGAGTTTGGTCTTGCATCAATAGGAGCTGTAGGAAGCGTTAACTTCCTCTTCTTTTCACTGTGCCTTGGAATGGGGGCAGGAGTCGGAATCATGATCTCTCAGAATTTCGGCGCCGGAAAAGATGAATATGTTAAAAAAATAGTTGGAAATGCCGTTTACATTACCCTTGTAGCCGGAATACTCATGAGTATAGTGAGCGTTGTGTTTGCAAGGCCAATCCTGACCATTATGGATACGCCTGAGGAATGTATGGCTGATGCTCTTTTATATATGAGAATAGTGTGTGGTGCGACCTTCCTGGTAGCAGCTTACAATATGATCTCATCAATACTAAGAGCTCTTGGAGATAGTAAGACGCCGCTTATTTTCCTGGTTGTAGCATGCGTCATCAATATAGGACTTGACCTTATCACAGTAGTAGGACTTCACTGGGGCGTAGCAGGAGCTGCTATAGCTACTGTCTTTTCCCAGACTATAGCAATGGTTGGATCAATTGCTGTGGGAGTTAAAAAGAATCCTTATCTGCAGCTGCAGAAGAGGCACAAGGAGGTTAGTACAGACATCATAGACAAGGCAATACGTCTTGGTATTCCTCTTGCCCTTCAGAATGCACTTATTGCATTTTCATGTGTCGCTCTTCAGCGCGTAGTTAACAGCTTTGGAAGCAGCGTAATGGCAGCTTATACAGCAACAGGCCGTGTTGAGCAGCTTGTTCAGCAGCCATTTGGATCACTTGGAACAGCGGTATCAACTTTTGCAGGTCAGAACGCAGGTGCCAAGAAGCTCGACAGAGTAAAGAGCGGATGCATCAAGAGCGTAATGCTTGTTGCAATATTCAGCGCACTTATGCTGGTTATCATGTTTGTTTTCGGAGAGACTATTATTGGCTTCTTTACACCTAATCAGGAGGCTATCAGGATTGGTGCAAGAGGACTTAGGATCACGGGATGCTTCTACTTCTTCCTGGGACTTATATATGTATTCAGGGGTATGCTCAACGGCGTAGGAGATGCTGCCTTTGCCCTTATAAACGGAATCATTGAGGTAGTAGGACGTATTGGTTTTGCCACAATTCTCATGGCAATTCCAGGTGTTGGACTCTGGGGATGTTGGTACACTAACGGTCTTACATGGGCAATCACAGGAATCGGTTGTGTTATCAGATATATGAGAGGCCACTGGAGGAAAAAAGTGTTCGCATAA
- a CDS encoding carbohydrate ABC transporter permease, translated as MIVRKDLSPDLSLKNPLAKRKLEKEIMKKEVESKSKIKVSAGDRTLEIICYIVFSIAAFLCLYPFYYIIINTISANDLSAKGDILFWPKGIHFHNYMSAFRIDGLFQALKISLLRTTLGTAFTVFASAYLGFMFTQEKMWLRKVWYRLIVATMYFNAGIIPWYLVMKTMHLTNNFWGYILPAIVSPFNLILTKTFVESVPKELQEAAEMDGAGVLTVFFKVIIPVIKPIMATVAIFSAVSQWNAFQDTLLLMTDTKLYPLQFVLYQYLNQASSLASLAQSNTSTSSLAAAAATTQTTTSVRMTITVLVVLPIMLVYPIFQKYFVKGIMIGAVKG; from the coding sequence ATGATAGTGAGAAAAGACCTGTCACCGGATTTATCTCTTAAGAATCCATTAGCTAAGAGGAAGTTGGAGAAAGAGATCATGAAAAAAGAAGTTGAATCAAAAAGCAAGATAAAAGTAAGCGCTGGAGACCGTACACTGGAAATCATATGTTATATCGTTTTTTCAATAGCAGCTTTCCTGTGTTTGTATCCTTTTTACTACATTATCATCAATACAATCAGTGCCAACGACTTAAGTGCCAAGGGCGACATTCTCTTTTGGCCAAAAGGAATTCATTTCCACAACTATATGTCAGCCTTCAGGATTGACGGATTATTCCAGGCCCTCAAGATTTCCCTCTTGAGAACAACCCTTGGAACAGCGTTTACAGTTTTTGCATCTGCTTACCTTGGATTTATGTTCACTCAGGAAAAGATGTGGCTGAGAAAGGTATGGTACAGACTGATTGTTGCCACAATGTACTTCAATGCAGGTATTATCCCATGGTATCTGGTAATGAAGACAATGCATCTGACCAACAATTTCTGGGGATATATTCTTCCAGCGATCGTATCGCCTTTCAACCTGATCCTGACTAAGACTTTCGTGGAATCAGTGCCAAAAGAGCTGCAGGAAGCGGCAGAGATGGATGGAGCCGGAGTACTTACAGTATTCTTCAAGGTAATAATTCCTGTTATCAAGCCTATCATGGCTACAGTAGCAATTTTCTCAGCTGTAAGCCAGTGGAACGCATTCCAGGATACATTGCTCCTCATGACTGATACCAAGCTTTATCCACTTCAGTTCGTGTTATATCAGTACCTTAACCAGGCAAGTTCGCTTGCATCACTTGCCCAGAGCAACACCAGTACTTCGTCCCTTGCGGCAGCAGCTGCAACAACACAGACAACTACAAGTGTCCGTATGACTATAACAGTATTGGTTGTTCTTCCAATCATGCTCGTATACCCAATCTTCCAGAAATACTTCGTAAAAGGAATTATGATCGGTGCTGTTAAAGGGTGA
- a CDS encoding ammonium transporter: MSDEILSAIDSSVFGVWFLIGAALVFWMQAGFAMCEAGFTRAKNTGNIIMKNLMDFCIGTVVFILIGFGLLLGEDMAGIIGRPGFDIFTNYANFDWSNFVFNLVFCATTATIVSGSMAERTKFISYCVYSAVISAIIYPIEAHWIWGGGFLSQMGFHDFAGSTAIHMVGGISALIGAAFLGPRIGKFERDKAGKVTKVNAFPGHNLVAAALGVFILWLGWYGFNGAAATSIEQLGSIFVTTTIAPALATVTCMIFTWIKYGKPDVSMCLNASLAGLVAITAPCDVTDAFGAIVIGIVAGLLVCFGVWLLDYKLHVDDPVGAVAVHCLNGIWGTFAVGLFATNTAPGYSIADASGKEMTGLFYGGGFKLLGIQFVGFIAVAAWTAVMITITFLAIRAILGLRVTEEEEILGLDSTEHGLASAYSGFAIMDVSNTLQMSVNENTDLGVSEYSEASTFQKDASVPVVSAPVHTESGIHKVVIIAKLSRYDKLRRAMNDLGVTGMTVTQVMGCGVQKGSGEMYRGVEMDATLLPKIKLEVVVSKIPVEDVIEAAKKALYTGHIGDGKIFVYSLDNVVKIRTGEEGALALADVE; the protein is encoded by the coding sequence ATGAGTGATGAAATCTTAAGTGCTATAGATAGTAGTGTATTTGGCGTATGGTTCCTTATTGGAGCTGCATTAGTGTTCTGGATGCAGGCTGGTTTTGCAATGTGCGAGGCAGGCTTTACCAGAGCCAAGAATACAGGAAACATCATTATGAAAAACCTGATGGATTTCTGTATTGGAACTGTAGTATTTATTCTTATCGGTTTTGGCCTGCTTCTGGGGGAAGATATGGCAGGTATTATCGGAAGACCGGGATTTGATATCTTTACAAACTATGCAAATTTTGACTGGTCTAACTTCGTATTCAACCTTGTGTTCTGTGCAACAACGGCAACAATCGTTTCTGGATCAATGGCTGAGAGAACTAAATTCATTTCCTATTGTGTGTACTCGGCAGTTATTTCAGCAATTATCTATCCAATTGAAGCGCACTGGATCTGGGGTGGCGGCTTCCTTTCACAGATGGGATTCCATGATTTTGCAGGTTCTACAGCAATTCACATGGTTGGAGGTATCTCAGCACTTATCGGTGCAGCTTTCCTTGGACCACGTATTGGTAAGTTTGAAAGAGACAAGGCAGGAAAGGTAACAAAAGTAAATGCTTTCCCTGGACACAACCTTGTGGCAGCAGCCCTTGGTGTATTCATTCTCTGGCTTGGCTGGTATGGATTTAACGGAGCCGCAGCAACATCAATTGAACAGCTTGGAAGTATCTTCGTAACAACAACTATAGCACCTGCTCTTGCAACAGTAACATGCATGATCTTCACATGGATCAAATATGGTAAGCCGGATGTTTCAATGTGTCTCAACGCTTCCCTTGCTGGCCTTGTTGCTATCACAGCTCCTTGCGATGTAACAGATGCATTTGGTGCAATTGTTATCGGTATTGTAGCTGGACTTCTTGTTTGCTTTGGTGTATGGCTTCTTGATTACAAGCTTCACGTTGATGACCCTGTTGGAGCAGTTGCAGTTCACTGCCTTAACGGCATCTGGGGAACATTTGCGGTAGGTCTTTTTGCAACAAACACAGCACCTGGCTACTCAATTGCAGATGCATCAGGAAAAGAGATGACAGGCCTTTTCTACGGTGGTGGATTTAAGCTCCTTGGAATTCAGTTTGTTGGCTTTATAGCAGTAGCTGCATGGACAGCAGTTATGATCACTATCACATTCCTTGCTATCAGGGCAATACTCGGACTTAGAGTTACGGAGGAAGAAGAAATCCTTGGTCTCGATTCAACAGAGCATGGCCTTGCAAGCGCTTATTCAGGATTTGCCATCATGGATGTTTCCAATACTCTTCAGATGTCAGTTAACGAAAACACAGACCTTGGTGTCAGCGAATACAGCGAGGCGAGCACCTTCCAGAAAGACGCTTCAGTCCCTGTTGTATCTGCACCTGTACATACAGAATCAGGTATTCATAAAGTTGTTATTATCGCCAAGTTGTCCCGCTACGATAAGCTGAGACGAGCTATGAACGATCTCGGCGTAACAGGGATGACTGTTACTCAAGTCATGGGATGTGGCGTCCAGAAAGGTTCTGGCGAAATGTATCGTGGAGTCGAGATGGATGCCACTCTCCTTCCCAAGATCAAGCTTGAAGTTGTTGTCAGCAAGATCCCGGTTGAGGACGTTATCGAAGCTGCTAAAAAAGCTCTTTATACAGGCCACATCGGAGATGGAAAGATCTTCGTATACAGTCTCGACAATGTAGTTAAGATCAGGACTGGCGAAGAAGGGGCGCTTGCTTTAGCGGACGTCGAATAA
- a CDS encoding LacI family DNA-binding transcriptional regulator — translation MVTLKEIAEICNVSATTVSNVINGKAKTSEETKNRIMEVVRKTGYNPNYMAKGLRVKRTRTIAIIAEDLAQFTSPPIIENIMAYCESRQYRATVYNLRLYDRWSDTWYNDEEEYKSVFEPVLRDVLSAQVDGIIYLAGHCRVIKSFSDDFQLPVVMCYALSDSPGIPSVVIDDEKSSWEMVSHLIKAGHKRIGFVGGRVENLHTIERLKGYQRALYENGILFDPSLVFYGRWDRESGYEGASKLLTQGVTAIFAISDRMAGGVYDYLYEAKVAVKDKIAVAGFDNEAISQYFRPALTTTELPLAEIGKKSAELILNRLEKKDGGRSAYSEPYVIKVPCTLKDRNSV, via the coding sequence ATGGTTACACTGAAGGAAATTGCGGAAATCTGCAATGTTTCCGCAACAACAGTGTCCAACGTTATTAATGGCAAAGCCAAGACTAGCGAAGAGACCAAAAACAGAATAATGGAGGTCGTTAGAAAGACCGGTTATAACCCTAACTATATGGCCAAAGGTCTTAGAGTTAAGAGAACCAGAACAATAGCGATCATAGCTGAAGATCTGGCGCAGTTTACTTCGCCGCCAATTATCGAGAACATCATGGCTTATTGCGAGAGCAGGCAGTATAGGGCTACAGTTTACAACCTGCGACTTTACGATAGATGGTCCGATACCTGGTACAACGACGAAGAGGAGTATAAGTCAGTATTTGAGCCTGTTCTCAGAGATGTTCTATCTGCTCAGGTTGACGGGATCATTTATCTGGCTGGACATTGTCGTGTGATCAAGTCATTTAGCGATGATTTCCAACTTCCGGTTGTCATGTGCTATGCACTATCGGATTCGCCAGGTATTCCATCGGTTGTAATTGACGATGAAAAGAGCTCCTGGGAAATGGTTTCCCATCTGATAAAGGCAGGACATAAAAGAATTGGTTTTGTTGGCGGCCGTGTTGAGAACCTTCACACCATTGAGCGACTAAAGGGATATCAGAGAGCTCTTTATGAGAATGGGATTCTCTTTGACCCAAGCCTTGTGTTCTATGGCAGATGGGATCGGGAATCAGGTTATGAAGGAGCATCCAAGCTGTTAACACAGGGGGTTACAGCTATCTTTGCAATTTCCGACAGAATGGCAGGAGGTGTATATGACTACCTGTATGAAGCGAAAGTTGCGGTAAAAGATAAAATCGCAGTAGCAGGATTTGATAACGAAGCAATTTCTCAGTATTTCAGACCGGCGCTGACAACAACAGAGCTTCCACTTGCTGAGATAGGAAAAAAGTCAGCGGAGCTGATCCTGAATAGACTTGAAAAGAAAGACGGGGGAAGATCAGCCTATTCAGAACCGTATGTAATAAAGGTTCCATGTACTTTAAAAGACAGAAATTCTGTCTGA
- a CDS encoding type 2 periplasmic-binding domain-containing protein has protein sequence MKFKKIASLALTTVMAATMVAGCGQTAAESTGGNAQSETKTETTTTTTETTSGDTAAAPAEADHSTEYTVDFYNVAANFQGVQSGWYGKIVKDKFNMDLNIIAPQVSGDGAALYQTRCAAGALGDLIILDNADAQECVESGLIHDLTDVIEQYPNLAKFMPQIKQFNSMMGDGTKIYAIPLEMNNNGPTAYKQLHVYSYPRIGWDMYNEAGAPKLANLDDLLSCLKDIQTAHPTNDKGDPAYAISLWKDWDSQYMECVAQLTKWYGQEVNGSVLIGTDNSIVPLTDKAGAYYKMLNFFYKANQLGLVDPDSATQDWNSMVSKMQDKRVYLFWYSWQYGFWNTPAKGEEGTNYIEIPVADTNLYQASDTYYGDGRVLCVGSQVSDENFARLMEFLDWYASPEGVQIQHGGTEGLIYTVENGKYKLTEDGINRFSAEVAVPEDQGGGNWNDGNNQINQWIVASCDINPDTNEPYGTDMWSSTIEMNQTKTTKEWTEMYGAADDVEYLLNNKMMTVVPSINIALAIDSTDISLIRKQCGDTIKDASWRMVFAKDDADFEAQWDAMTEQLKGLGWDDLTAFDTEKYQPMLDARKAAQ, from the coding sequence ATGAAGTTTAAGAAAATTGCTTCTCTCGCGCTGACAACAGTTATGGCAGCTACTATGGTAGCAGGCTGTGGACAGACTGCTGCAGAAAGCACAGGGGGAAATGCTCAGTCAGAGACCAAGACTGAGACAACAACTACCACTACAGAGACTACAAGTGGTGACACAGCGGCTGCTCCTGCAGAGGCTGATCATTCAACTGAGTACACTGTAGACTTTTACAATGTAGCTGCTAACTTCCAGGGTGTACAGTCCGGATGGTATGGCAAGATTGTAAAAGACAAATTTAACATGGATCTGAATATCATCGCACCTCAGGTATCTGGTGATGGCGCAGCTCTTTATCAGACACGTTGCGCAGCCGGAGCTCTCGGAGATCTTATCATTCTCGACAACGCAGATGCTCAGGAGTGCGTAGAGTCAGGACTTATCCATGACCTTACAGATGTTATTGAACAGTATCCTAACCTTGCTAAGTTCATGCCTCAGATCAAGCAGTTTAACTCAATGATGGGTGACGGAACCAAGATTTATGCTATTCCTCTTGAGATGAACAACAATGGTCCTACAGCATACAAACAGCTTCACGTATATTCATATCCTCGTATTGGATGGGATATGTATAATGAGGCAGGAGCTCCTAAGCTCGCTAACCTTGATGATCTTCTTAGCTGCCTCAAGGACATTCAGACAGCACATCCTACAAACGACAAGGGTGATCCTGCTTATGCAATCAGCCTTTGGAAAGACTGGGATAGCCAGTACATGGAGTGCGTAGCTCAGCTTACAAAGTGGTATGGACAGGAAGTAAACGGATCAGTTCTTATCGGAACAGATAACTCTATCGTTCCTCTTACTGACAAGGCTGGCGCTTACTACAAGATGCTCAACTTCTTCTACAAAGCTAATCAGCTCGGTCTCGTAGATCCTGACTCAGCTACACAGGACTGGAACTCAATGGTTTCCAAGATGCAGGACAAGAGAGTATACCTCTTCTGGTATAGCTGGCAGTATGGATTCTGGAACACTCCTGCTAAGGGCGAAGAGGGAACAAACTACATCGAGATTCCTGTAGCAGATACAAACCTCTATCAGGCTTCTGATACATATTATGGTGATGGACGTGTTCTCTGCGTTGGTTCACAGGTAAGTGATGAGAACTTTGCAAGACTTATGGAGTTCCTTGACTGGTACGCTTCTCCTGAGGGAGTTCAGATCCAGCATGGTGGTACAGAAGGCCTTATCTACACTGTAGAAAACGGCAAGTATAAGCTTACAGAAGATGGTATCAACAGATTCTCAGCAGAAGTTGCAGTTCCTGAAGATCAGGGCGGCGGAAACTGGAACGATGGTAACAACCAGATCAACCAGTGGATCGTAGCAAGCTGTGATATTAACCCTGATACAAACGAGCCTTATGGTACAGATATGTGGTCATCAACAATCGAGATGAACCAGACCAAGACAACTAAGGAATGGACAGAAATGTATGGTGCAGCTGACGACGTTGAGTACCTTCTCAACAACAAGATGATGACAGTTGTTCCTAGTATCAACATCGCACTTGCAATTGATTCTACAGATATCAGCCTTATCCGTAAGCAGTGCGGCGACACAATAAAGGACGCTTCCTGGAGAATGGTATTTGCCAAGGACGATGCTGATTTCGAAGCTCAGTGGGATGCTATGACAGAGCAGCTCAAGGGTCTTGGATGGGATGACCTTACAGCATTTGATACAGAGAAGTATCAGCCAATGCTTGATGCAAGAAAAGCAGCTCAGTAA